One Ignavibacteriales bacterium genomic window, ACCCAAACTACTACTATTTATTGTATTATTATTTTTATTCCACTTTGTAACTGATCCGGTTTTTTCTCAAAGCGTCAATATGAAAAAGCAGATCAGTTTTAATCCATCTTTTACATATTCAGCTTGTTGGGGATATGTAGCACCAAATGGGAGGGAGTATGCGATCCTGGGCGCGTATGATGGAACTTATTTTTATGAAATAAGAAGAGATAGAATAAGTAATTTTGTTGGATTTGTACCAACCGGGGGCGCTCCTAACGATTTTGGAAATACCTGGCGTGAAATGAAAACATATTCGCATTATGCGTATATAGTTTCGGAGTCGGATACGAGTGGTGTACAGATCGTCGATCTTCAATATTTACCTGATTCCGTACATTATGTCGGGAAGTATCTTGCTCCGGGTCATAGCTCTACGCATACCATTTCCCAGTCCGGACCGTATCTTTATTTAAACGGCGCTAACTCTGATTTTGGTAATGGAACAGTTATATTAGACCTTACAGTGAATCCCGAACAACCCATTTTAAGAGGAAAATGGACCGAGAGATACGTCCACGATTGTCGTCCCTTGAATGATACTATATGGGCTGCTAATATTAGTGATGGGTACCTGTCGGTAATTGACGCGACAAATAAAGACAGCCTGCAGACGATAACAAGCTGGCAGACATTACCCAGTCCTTTCACTCATAATTGTGCATTAACATCAGACAGGAAATACATTTTTACTACTGATGAAACGTTGTCACCTCCCGGAAAGCTCAAAATCTGGAATATTGAAGATCTGAACAATATTATTGCGGTCGGCTCATGGAAACCAGCAGGTTTTTCAAACTCTGTAGTACATAATGTTGAGATATATGATACGCTTGCTGTTATTGCTCATTACTCTGCGGGGGTTAGGGTGTTGAATATTTCTAACCCTGCAAACCCGGTTGAAATAGCCTGGTATGATACTTACCCCGATAATAACAATACAAATTACGAAGGATGCTGGGGAGTTTATATGTTTCCCTCCGGTCTAATAATAGGATCAGATAGGAAATATGGGCTGTTTATCTTAGATCCTGTATTAAACCCGGTTCAGACGATACCCCACGCAGATTTTATTGCTATACCCACCACGATTGAAGTAGGAGATACTCTTGGTTTTGTAGATTTTTCTTCAGGTTTACCGGATAGCTGGGAATGGACTGTTACAGGAAATCAGAATTTCAACTCGAACCTTCAGAATCCGTCTTTTATATTTTCACAAATAGGACAGTACTCCGTGAAATTAAGAGCCGGTAATTCACTTGGTTCCGACTCTATAGTAAAGGTTGATTATATAAATGTAACTCCTCCTGTTTTGCATCCTTACTCTTTTACAATATCCGGTATCCAGACACTATATACATCTCCAACAGATACAGGAAAAGTCACATACTATTGGACATTGCCCACAACCGCACCGGGCATTACATATAAATTCCATGCACAAAAATTCGGTGGAACGGCTAGTCGCTGGCTGAATAGTAATTCAAATGGAAATGATAACTCAATCACATTTACTAAAAGTTATCTCGATTCGATGGCGAGAGATTTTGGCTTAAACGGGGATACTCTTCTGGTTACATGCAGGGCATATGCCTATAATGGGTTTGACTCCCTGGTTACGGGAAACAGCCTTATACTGAACATAAAAACTAATACTGTTGGCATTAATCTAACTTCTTCCGAGATCCCGGGTGAATTCAGGCTTGAGAATAATTACCCAAATCCATTTAATCCTGAAACGACAATAAAATACCAACTTCCTAAGTCTGCTTTGGTAACGATCAAGCTTTACGACATAACCGGCAGGGAAGTATCCACACTGGTAGATCAACAGCATGAAGCAGGCTATTACGATTTTAAATTCAATGCCTCGTTTCTGGCGAGCGGAGTATATTTTTACCGTATACAGGCAGGAGATTTTTCGGATATTAAGAGAATGGTTTTAGTAAAATAATTTTATTGAAATTTGGCTATAGAACTTTCAAAGAGCGAGGCAAAACACCTCGCTCTTTCTTCGCAATTACTTCTTAATACACATCCGGCTAAAACAAAGCAGGATCTGCTGAAGATCATAAAACAGCTGGGCTACATTCAGATAGACACTATCTCTGTTGTAGAGAGAGCTCATAAGCATGTTCTCTGGACGCGCTTCCCGGGTTATAAAAATGAAATTTTAGATGACTTAATAGATAAGGACAGAAAAGTATTTGAATTCTGGGATCACGCCGCGTCATATCTCCCAATGGAGCATTGTAAATACTCACTTCCACGGAAAAGGGCATATAAAAATAGGCATAAAGAGTGGACTTCAAAGAATAAAAAAATGATCAGGTTTGTCCGTGACAGGATAAAGGCAGAAGGTCCGCTGATGTCGAGGGATTTCAAAGATGATACAAAAAGGGGAGTATGGTGGGACTGGAAACCTGCAAAAGATGCCCTCGAATATCTCTTCCATAGCGGTGATCTCATGGTATGGGCAAGGAAGAATTTTCAAAAGGTTTACGATCTGACTGAGAGAGTACTGCCATCAAATGTTGATATTTCTTTTCCTAAGGAGGCCGAATTATCGGAGCATCTTATCCTTAAAGCTATTAATGCAAACGGTATTACCTCTCAAAAAGAAATGACCTATCTGCGCAGGCATCATGAGAAAACTACAAAGTCTGTTATAAACAAATTACTTGAAGAAAAAAAGATCGTTCCTGTTAGTATTAAGGATTCACCTGAGAAGTACTTTTCGACTTCTAAAAACCTAAGATTGGTCAAGAGGCTTAAAGCAAGTAATACAGTTCATATACTTTCTCCATTCGATAATCTAGTCATACAGAGAAAGCGTATGAACTCGCTCTTTGACTTTGACTACGTCATTGAGTGCTATGTGCCTGCTCCTAAGAGGAAATACGGGTATTTTTGCCTTCCTGTATTATATGGAGATAGATTTATTGGACGGTTGGATGCAAAGGCAGACAGGCAAACCGGGGTTTTTAAAGTGATAAATTTCTTTCCGGAAGAGGGGATCAAGATCAATGGTAAGATAAAGACGCTCTTTGATAAAAAGCTTAATGAACTGGCAAAATTTTCCGGATGTGAAAAAGTAGAGTATTAAAACAAGCCCCTTATAGAAGGGGCTTGTTCAATTATATTATTTTGCGATCAAACCTGCAGATCCCGTTGGAAGACCTGTTTCCTCGGTCATATTAATCGTTGTCAAACTCCCATTCCCATTCACCTGGAACGAACTTATGGTACTATTACCTGCATTCAAAGTATAAAGGTAGTTCGAGCCTGAACTGAAAGCCATGTCGATAGGTTTACTTCCGCTTCCCGTAGATCCGGTTTCACCATTGCTATTAAGCAATGTAAGCACTCCGGCAGAATTCATAATGTAACCCGTGATCGAGCCGCTTCCCGTATTTGTTGTGTAAGCGTATTGTCTGTCTTCGGTAATTGCGATCCAGCATGCCGCTGTCTCTGTTGTAAAGATTGGACCCGAAATTAAACCGACATTGGTACCGGATAATGAATATGAAGAAACAGCGCTTGAATCGACTGCTCCTCCGAATGCTTCGGATACGATTATCTGGTTGTCATTTCTGAACTCAAATCCGAAAGGTGTCATTCCAATAGCAGAGTTCACCGTTGGTCCCGTTACTGTTCCGTTACTATTAACGGAATATGACAATATATTGCTTGTACCTTTTTCGGTTACTACGATTGCTGTACCTGAAGGGTTAAATTGTACCTCTGCAGGTCCCGGAGCGGATCCGGTACCGTTGTTACTCAGGTTAGCCGTTGAGTTGGCTATTGCGCTCAGGGTTCCGTCAGAGTTTATCCTGAATCCGGTGATATTTCCGCTTCCGCCGGCATTTAAAACATAAAGCAGATCACCGCTTACAGTTACGCTGATGGGCATTGTTCCTCCCGATGGCGTCGTTGAAACCAGCGATACACCGGTAGCCGAAACTGCAAATCCGGAGATACTATTTGAACCCGCATTTACGACGAATATCATTGATCTGTCGCTATTGAATGTAAGAGCTCCCTGTGATCCAAGTCCCATTCCTGTCCCGGTACCACCGGTGGAATAAGTATTTGTCAGGGTTAGAGTGCCGTCGCCTGCACGGGAATACATCATTAGCTGATTGTCTGAGGGTTGATTAGATTGGGTGTAAACCGCGTCGGGTGTACCCAGGATTGTTGTTACTGCATTATCCGAATCGCAGCCGTAAAAAAGAAATGCGATTAGAAATGAGCATAAGAATGCATAAGAGCATGTTCGTGACATTTCATTCTCCTTTTAAATTAATGTTTTCTTTTCCCTATTAGTACCTTCTATCCCTAAGCATTTGTTTCAATGCTCCCATATAAAAAGTTAATGACTGTGAAGCGTAAATGAAAGGGGATTTTAAAAAAGAATGAAAGTTACCGCAAACAATTAATGATCGAAACTAGTTTCCATTATTGCATGAAAAACTTTACTCACTTGCTTTGCAAGTTTTAATTCCAAACAGGGTGTATAGCGGACACCAGTTTACTACTGCAGTAAATATTGGAATGATCCCGATTAACCCGAACCATCCAACCTGTGGAATTGTAAAACCTGCTATTATAATTGCTAGTCCCAGTATTATTCTGATATACTTATCGGCTTTACCTACGTTCTGTTTCATTGTGTTTTACTCCTTTAGTTAATTTATCTATACAAATTTAACTATGAACCGGAGTAAATCAATGTGACAAAATCACATTTTCGAATATTTTTTTAATCCCGTTTTATCCTTTATTGTGATCTTTCCACGCGAGATATCCAGGATATTATTTTCTTCCATTTCCTTAAGTATCCGCGTGATGACCTCTCGCGAAGTCCCAAGGTCTATGGCTATCTTCTTATGTGTGGTTGTGAGCGCCCCATTTTGATCGGAATTATTGAGTATATAGTCTGAAACCCTGGCATCAACCCTTTTGAATGCTATCTCATTAATAACCATGATCACGTCGGAGAGTCTTCTGGAGAGAATATCGAAGGCATAGTCTCTAAAGGACTGGCAAGAAGTAAACCAATCGCGGATGACTTTTGAGGGTACTAAAATAACTTCAACGTCGTCCTCTGTGACTGCAATTGCAGGAAAATTATTACTTCCCAAGAGACAGGACAGGGTCAAAATGCAGGATTCTCCTATTCCAAATCTATATAGTGTTATCTCTCTGCCTGATTCCCCGGCTTTGAAAACTCTTACTTCTCCCGATAGAACAAAGGAAAAGAAGTTACAGTTATCGTTCTCTAAAAAGACGTATTCTCCTTTTGGGATCTTCTTGTATGTACCATACTTTGAGATATCGTCAACCAATTTTTTGTCAGGATCTTTTAGGAAGGGATACTTTGCGATTATTTGCTGAAGGTGATCCTGGGTCATATGCTTAAATTAAAAAAGCCCCTTTGAAAGGGGCTTTAGTATAGTGCAAGTTAACTAAATTTATTTCCTTTTAAACTTGTCTGTTTCAAGAGTAAATACCAATGATATCCTGTGGGTATTTCCAAGATCTTCATCACCATCGAACTTAGCAAAAGAATAATCTATGTTCAGTTTAGGAAGTTTTACACCCGCGCCAAGAGTTAAATTCCCAAGGTCATTATATCCGGTTCTCACACTGAATACATCCTTGAATGTATATTCGACTCCTGCATGCATATCAAACGAAACAGGTCCGAGATTTGCATTCGCTGAGTTTTCCCTGCCTTCGAACCTAACATCGAAATCAACTGCCGGGGTTAAAACACCATTTAAAAAATCTATCTGATATGCAGTACCCAGTTTAGCTGTTGGAGTTATAGTCTCTTTTTTACCTGTTGACCATGATAGGTATGTTGTGGTTATGTCCTGGAGGTTTGCACCTAGGTAAAACTTTTCAAATGGACTGTACCTCGCTCCTATGTCAAATCCAAGTCCCCAAGCGGAGGCCTCAGCAAGGTCTCTTCTTATTATTTTTAGATTCGCACCGTATGAAAATTTCTCGTTCTGTTTTTTAGCATAAGTAAAGAAAAAAGCATAGTCCGCGGCATTAAAGAAGGTGATTTTATTAGGATCGATCCTTTCGCCGGGGTCCAGAACACCATTTCCATTCAGATCGATGAGAGCGTTTCTTGTATCAGGGATATCATCTACACCCAGTCTTATTATACTGAATCCGAGGGATGAATTTGTGCCAAGAGGAAAACCTACTCCACCGTAGTCATAATTGACAAGGTTTCCAAACCTTTCGTCATGCATCAATGATAATTCGGGATAATTTATATTGGAGAGTGCGGCGGGGTTCCAGTAGCCAGCTGTTACGTCATTTACAACAGCGACATATGCCCCTCCCATTCCAAGCGGGCGTCCGCCTACACCTATTGAGAGAAATTCACCGCCATATTTACTGCTTTCCTGAGCAAAAATGCCAGTTGATGATGTCAGGAGAATTATAGTTATAATCGCAAAAAGCTTAGTCCGATTCATAGTTGAAATTTAGATTCAGAGTAAAATCGTAAACATTAAAACAATAATTCTCCTATTTAATTTCCTAATAATGTTCAATAAATAAAATTAAGTCAAGACATAAAATAATTATTAAAAATATAGCTATTTGGGTTAATCTATAGCAGGAAGAATTTTTGTCCTGACTTCACCAAATCCAATGCGAAAATCGTCTTTTTGGCAATATGCTGTAATGATCACAGTATCACCGTCCTGGAGGAATTTCCTCTCCTGTCCGTTCGGTAGCTTTATTGGCTCAGTTCCTCTCCAGGTGAGCTCCAGCAGACTGCCGTAGCTTGATTTGTCCGGTCCGCTTATCGTACCGGAAGCCATGAGGTCACCGGGCTGGGTATTGCATCCCGTGACTGTATGGTGAGCTAGTTGCTGGGACATACTCCAGTACAGATATTTAAAATTAGATTCGCTGATCCTAACCGGCTCATTCATACCATCCGGCTGTAAGTACACATCCAATATAATATCGTAAGAGTAATTCCTGTCCTCTCTCAGGTAATCGAGTGGTTCTTTCTCAAAATTCGGGCTTGTGGTACGGAATGGCTCCAGTGCTTCGAGAGTTACAACCCATGGTGATACTGATGTAGCAAAATTTTTCGCGTTAAATGGACCGAGGGGCTGGTATTCCCATTTCTGAATATCCCTCGCACTCCAGTCATTGACAATGACCATTCCAAAGATATGATCTTTTGCGTCGGATACTTTTATCGGATGCCCGAGTTTATTTCCCGGTCCGATGAAAAATCCCATCTCTAATTCAAAATCGAGAAGACGCGAATGCCCAAATGATGGGCTTTCTGCATCATCAGCTTTTGTTTGCCCTTTCGGTCGGTGAATATTCTCACCGCTGAGAATAATAGAGCTGGCTCGCCCGTGATAGGCAACAGGTAGGTGAAGCCAGTTAGGCATGAGAGCGTTTTCCTTTCCTCTGAACATGATACCAACATTCGTAGCATGCTCTTTGGAAGAGTAAAAATCCGTATAATCTCCTATCTCCGCAGGAAGTTTCATCACGACTTCTTCCATTGGGATAAAGGCCTTTTCTCTAAGCTCAAGATTATCTTTAAGTACATTATTTTCCTCTACGAGTACCTCCAACAGCCTCTTCCTGACCTGAGACCATGCTTCTTTGCCAAGAGACATAAAGCAATTGAGGAAGGGGTGATTAAAAGGATTATCGTCGGAGATTTTAGTTTCCTGGAAGAAACCATCTTCGTATAAGGCATTTAGATCGAGAACATAATTCCCAATTGCCGTACCTACTCTAAATGAAGAATCATCTTCGCCTTTCTTCTTAAAAACCCCGTAGGGGAGGTTTTGGATAGGGAAGTCCGATCCTTTGTCGACCGGAATAAAAGATGTTAGCTTTGAAATATCGGTCATTAAAGTAAATTTAATTTTTGCAGATCCTCGATGGGTTCGGTGAAGCTACAGCTTCCAAATGAAATTGTCAGGGCTTCTCGTGAGTATTTTATATCTTCAGCGGTTACCCTGTACTTATCCCAGCTAAAATACTCATCGGTGAACTCAAATGTAGCCGGATCTTCCTCTTCTAGGATGTTTATTAGTTCATATTCTGAAATATTATGACGGATGGCTATTGCACCTGCAGCAAATATATTAATAAACCCATGGATTCTTTTCCTAAATTCTTCATCACGATGTCTGAACGGGTGATGGAGTCCGGCTGTAAATTTCAAAGCGATCTGCCTGTTAAGACACTCCCGGATAGTGAAGGCTACTACTTCTGGGAGTGGAAAATCTGCTGCGTTAGTACCGCCGGTTCGCAGTTTAAATCCGGTATTGTAAATGTCTATGTCATGGATCTTAATACCCTCTATCGCAGCGCTAATATCGGTTCTCCATTCACTGCCTGGAGTTGCTTCAAAAAACAGGATCGTGTCCTTGCCAACGCTGTCGGCGACATTCGAAGATACCGTTTCCACAAAATCACCTATATCACCTGAATCCTGTGAAGCGACTAATTCCCGCGGTAATTTAACTTCATAAAACTTTGTCTTTACTTTACCTTCATTATCTGTTAGGAATTTCTTCCATGCTTCGATGTCATTTTTAAAACTATCATTAAAGTCATCGACAGTATCTCCTCCGGTCCCGAGTATAGAGAATCTTAGAGGACCGGCAGTGTTTGCTCCCTGGATCAATTGAGTAAGTTCGTCGAGTTTCTTTGCGGGGATTATGAAGTTGGATAACATCCAGTTATAGTCTCCGGATGTATATTCGATAAAATTCTTGAAGGCCTGGTCCAGCGGGAGGCTTGCGGGAGGGAATAATCCCGCGTAATCAATTAGTCTCTTTAGGAGAGCTTCAAGGCTTTTTGGAGTTATGTTTGACATTTTTCGTATATTTTAACAATCAAACATAACGATTCTAAATCGATATTGAAATTAAAAAAGCCGTGAAGTAGATACTCCACGGCTTAGTGTAAGGGTATAAAGAAGCTTACTTTACTAACAGCATTTTTCTTGTTTGTTTAAATACCTCAGCCTCAAGGCTGTAAAAATACACTCCACTGGCAAACCTATCCCCATTCCAATTTATTCCATATGTACCGGGTGATAAATTTTCATCAATTAAAGTCTCTACCAATTTCCCGGAAATATCGTATATTAATATCCTCACATTACCGCTTTTCGGTATGTCAAATCTAATACTTGTCGAGGGATTGAATGGATTTGGATAATTCTGATATAATGTAAATTTCCCGGGAATAGATGTATTTGTGAATCCAGTACCGGTTAGTGGATTTAAATATTCTATCTCCCTGTAAATAAGAGTTGCCCTGGATAGGGGGGCTAAGTCATTGAATGCGAAACTCCCGGGTTGAGGGTCTTTTTGATAGACCAATGGAATTTTATAATTGAGTATTACTCTTCTATTTAATGAAATATACCTTTCGTCATTGTTACCGGAGGTTATTTGATATGGAGTGCTTACGCCTAATAGATCTGCACTAACAAGGCTGAAGTAAGCGTCCATAGAGTTAAACCCATTCACTGTATCGGTTTGTTTTGGTACGCTATAGCCGACGACTGCATAATGTCCGTTCTGGGTGACCGATAGGGAAGGCCAATCCATTGAACACATGTTTGCTTGGGGACTAACGGCACTCTGCATCGCGCCGGGTATATCAGTATTTCTGGCAACAATTTTATTCTGAGTCCCATTCCTGTTGATCCAGATCTTTGCTGAGGAATAGGATCCATTAGATCCCAGTGTATT contains:
- a CDS encoding choice-of-anchor B family protein, whose amino-acid sequence is MKKQISFNPSFTYSACWGYVAPNGREYAILGAYDGTYFYEIRRDRISNFVGFVPTGGAPNDFGNTWREMKTYSHYAYIVSESDTSGVQIVDLQYLPDSVHYVGKYLAPGHSSTHTISQSGPYLYLNGANSDFGNGTVILDLTVNPEQPILRGKWTERYVHDCRPLNDTIWAANISDGYLSVIDATNKDSLQTITSWQTLPSPFTHNCALTSDRKYIFTTDETLSPPGKLKIWNIEDLNNIIAVGSWKPAGFSNSVVHNVEIYDTLAVIAHYSAGVRVLNISNPANPVEIAWYDTYPDNNNTNYEGCWGVYMFPSGLIIGSDRKYGLFILDPVLNPVQTIPHADFIAIPTTIEVGDTLGFVDFSSGLPDSWEWTVTGNQNFNSNLQNPSFIFSQIGQYSVKLRAGNSLGSDSIVKVDYINVTPPVLHPYSFTISGIQTLYTSPTDTGKVTYYWTLPTTAPGITYKFHAQKFGGTASRWLNSNSNGNDNSITFTKSYLDSMARDFGLNGDTLLVTCRAYAYNGFDSLVTGNSLILNIKTNTVGINLTSSEIPGEFRLENNYPNPFNPETTIKYQLPKSALVTIKLYDITGREVSTLVDQQHEAGYYDFKFNASFLASGVYFYRIQAGDFSDIKRMVLVK
- a CDS encoding YcaQ family DNA glycosylase yields the protein MAIELSKSEAKHLALSSQLLLNTHPAKTKQDLLKIIKQLGYIQIDTISVVERAHKHVLWTRFPGYKNEILDDLIDKDRKVFEFWDHAASYLPMEHCKYSLPRKRAYKNRHKEWTSKNKKMIRFVRDRIKAEGPLMSRDFKDDTKRGVWWDWKPAKDALEYLFHSGDLMVWARKNFQKVYDLTERVLPSNVDISFPKEAELSEHLILKAINANGITSQKEMTYLRRHHEKTTKSVINKLLEEKKIVPVSIKDSPEKYFSTSKNLRLVKRLKASNTVHILSPFDNLVIQRKRMNSLFDFDYVIECYVPAPKRKYGYFCLPVLYGDRFIGRLDAKADRQTGVFKVINFFPEEGIKINGKIKTLFDKKLNELAKFSGCEKVEY
- a CDS encoding beta-propeller fold lactonase family protein, which encodes MSRTCSYAFLCSFLIAFLFYGCDSDNAVTTILGTPDAVYTQSNQPSDNQLMMYSRAGDGTLTLTNTYSTGGTGTGMGLGSQGALTFNSDRSMIFVVNAGSNSISGFAVSATGVSLVSTTPSGGTMPISVTVSGDLLYVLNAGGSGNITGFRINSDGTLSAIANSTANLSNNGTGSAPGPAEVQFNPSGTAIVVTEKGTSNILSYSVNSNGTVTGPTVNSAIGMTPFGFEFRNDNQIIVSEAFGGAVDSSAVSSYSLSGTNVGLISGPIFTTETAACWIAITEDRQYAYTTNTGSGSITGYIMNSAGVLTLLNSNGETGSTGSGSKPIDMAFSSGSNYLYTLNAGNSTISSFQVNGNGSLTTINMTEETGLPTGSAGLIAK
- a CDS encoding DUF2892 domain-containing protein, with translation MKQNVGKADKYIRIILGLAIIIAGFTIPQVGWFGLIGIIPIFTAVVNWCPLYTLFGIKTCKASE
- a CDS encoding Crp/Fnr family transcriptional regulator, yielding MTQDHLQQIIAKYPFLKDPDKKLVDDISKYGTYKKIPKGEYVFLENDNCNFFSFVLSGEVRVFKAGESGREITLYRFGIGESCILTLSCLLGSNNFPAIAVTEDDVEVILVPSKVIRDWFTSCQSFRDYAFDILSRRLSDVIMVINEIAFKRVDARVSDYILNNSDQNGALTTTHKKIAIDLGTSREVITRILKEMEENNILDISRGKITIKDKTGLKKYSKM
- a CDS encoding PorV/PorQ family protein; the protein is MNRTKLFAIITIILLTSSTGIFAQESSKYGGEFLSIGVGGRPLGMGGAYVAVVNDVTAGYWNPAALSNINYPELSLMHDERFGNLVNYDYGGVGFPLGTNSSLGFSIIRLGVDDIPDTRNALIDLNGNGVLDPGERIDPNKITFFNAADYAFFFTYAKKQNEKFSYGANLKIIRRDLAEASAWGLGFDIGARYSPFEKFYLGANLQDITTTYLSWSTGKKETITPTAKLGTAYQIDFLNGVLTPAVDFDVRFEGRENSANANLGPVSFDMHAGVEYTFKDVFSVRTGYNDLGNLTLGAGVKLPKLNIDYSFAKFDGDEDLGNTHRISLVFTLETDKFKRK
- the fahA gene encoding fumarylacetoacetase, producing the protein MTDISKLTSFIPVDKGSDFPIQNLPYGVFKKKGEDDSSFRVGTAIGNYVLDLNALYEDGFFQETKISDDNPFNHPFLNCFMSLGKEAWSQVRKRLLEVLVEENNVLKDNLELREKAFIPMEEVVMKLPAEIGDYTDFYSSKEHATNVGIMFRGKENALMPNWLHLPVAYHGRASSIILSGENIHRPKGQTKADDAESPSFGHSRLLDFELEMGFFIGPGNKLGHPIKVSDAKDHIFGMVIVNDWSARDIQKWEYQPLGPFNAKNFATSVSPWVVTLEALEPFRTTSPNFEKEPLDYLREDRNYSYDIILDVYLQPDGMNEPVRISESNFKYLYWSMSQQLAHHTVTGCNTQPGDLMASGTISGPDKSSYGSLLELTWRGTEPIKLPNGQERKFLQDGDTVIITAYCQKDDFRIGFGEVRTKILPAID